A single genomic interval of Leptospira montravelensis harbors:
- a CDS encoding biotin--[acetyl-CoA-carboxylase] ligase, which translates to MLKSELGHKLPTVTSTNEWIRDVSIPFGSWVIAEEQTAGKGRGQNVWQSLGEDPLIFSGKIRISAAEISLPLLSIFVSSAVLKTIFHFFPEREEDTTVKWPNDIYRGDKKVAGILVQSDFTNGIFEVVIGIGLNFFGKTVPEVLKDKATFLCDTSLEEGVLERFANLLVLYINQSVIALLDQGQILKDLVWIEDHSLLKHKVIETEWQSRMVRGRVLGIDELGFLLIMTETGEKIELMDTSPKFRMI; encoded by the coding sequence TTGTTAAAGTCGGAATTGGGTCACAAACTTCCGACTGTTACTTCAACCAATGAATGGATTCGAGATGTTTCCATTCCATTTGGTTCGTGGGTGATTGCAGAAGAACAAACTGCAGGCAAGGGTCGTGGACAAAATGTTTGGCAATCGTTAGGCGAAGATCCACTGATTTTTTCTGGAAAAATCCGGATTTCGGCTGCTGAAATTTCTCTTCCGTTGTTATCGATTTTTGTTTCCTCTGCCGTCCTAAAAACAATCTTCCATTTTTTTCCTGAACGAGAGGAAGATACAACAGTCAAGTGGCCCAATGACATTTATCGTGGTGACAAAAAAGTGGCTGGGATTTTGGTTCAGTCCGATTTTACAAACGGCATTTTCGAAGTAGTGATTGGAATTGGGCTTAATTTTTTTGGGAAAACTGTTCCAGAAGTTTTGAAAGATAAGGCTACTTTTTTATGTGATACGTCTTTGGAAGAGGGAGTTTTAGAACGTTTTGCAAATCTATTGGTTTTATACATCAACCAATCCGTCATTGCTCTTTTAGACCAAGGACAGATCTTAAAAGATTTAGTGTGGATTGAGGATCATTCCTTATTAAAACACAAAGTGATTGAAACCGAATGGCAATCGAGAATGGTTCGGGGACGTGTTTTGGGAATTGATGAATTAGGATTCCTTCTCATTATGACCGAAACCGGTGAAAAGATTGAACTCATGGATACTTCACCTAAATTTCGGATGATATAA
- a CDS encoding NUDIX domain-containing protein, producing MSNHGFFQITQKLFLRNGNQLLVLRDRKSGHGDLPGGRMNEDEFFSDWSDSIFREVAEELGDQIKIDVNPEPIFIHKHRVNEGNFPCVIIAYSAKLLDGKIQLSDEHDFMDWVDITTFDPSKLFSEYMLDAVRLYLKKYA from the coding sequence GTGAGTAATCATGGTTTTTTTCAAATTACACAAAAATTGTTTCTTCGTAATGGAAATCAATTGTTAGTTTTGCGTGATCGTAAGTCAGGTCATGGCGATTTACCTGGTGGCAGGATGAATGAGGATGAATTTTTTTCTGACTGGTCAGATAGTATCTTTAGGGAAGTAGCCGAAGAATTGGGAGATCAAATTAAAATTGATGTAAATCCTGAACCAATTTTTATTCATAAACATAGGGTAAATGAAGGGAATTTTCCTTGTGTGATCATTGCCTACTCAGCCAAACTTTTGGACGGGAAAATTCAGTTATCTGATGAACACGACTTTATGGACTGGGTTGATATTACTACTTTTGATCCTTCCAAACTTTTTTCGGAGTACATGTTGGACGCTGTCCGACTCTATTTAAAAAAATATGCATAA
- a CDS encoding chemotaxis protein CheX, protein MNFLTEIERDSLCELFNISLGGAAKLMSEMISDEILLTVPSLNLITTEEAKNIEYLANQDVCTIEQKFVGGIGDGSAFLLFHKSASLEIVKMMMKDYVALNEVSQFEKDALSEIGNIILNAILSNLAKMSDYKIETHIPEFFAGKYEELLLKRKSKTDNSILLVFIDYKLSGKDIKGYIFFVLNFDSIKNLSRVLIEKLK, encoded by the coding sequence ATGAATTTTCTAACTGAAATAGAACGAGATTCGTTATGTGAGCTATTCAATATTAGTTTGGGTGGTGCAGCAAAATTAATGAGTGAAATGATCTCCGATGAAATCTTACTCACAGTACCCAGTTTAAATTTAATCACAACAGAAGAAGCAAAAAATATAGAATATCTAGCAAACCAAGATGTCTGTACCATTGAACAAAAGTTTGTTGGTGGAATAGGAGATGGTTCTGCTTTTCTTTTATTCCATAAAAGTGCAAGTTTAGAAATCGTCAAAATGATGATGAAGGATTATGTAGCTCTAAATGAAGTTTCACAATTTGAAAAAGATGCGTTAAGCGAAATCGGTAACATTATTTTAAATGCAATTTTGTCAAATTTAGCAAAAATGTCTGATTACAAAATTGAAACCCATATTCCAGAATTCTTTGCAGGGAAATATGAAGAATTACTACTCAAACGTAAATCCAAAACAGACAATTCCATTTTGTTAGTTTTTATTGATTATAAATTGAGCGGTAAAGATATTAAAGGTTATATATTTTTCGTTCTTAATTTCGATAGTATTAAAAATCTTTCTAGAGTACTGATTGAAAAGTTGAAGTAG
- a CDS encoding ATP-binding protein codes for MNSLSEKHLLTIIKKSGIGILILDKNLNIVLTNSWFIKSSGFKEKDLVNSSFLDIFPELINTRTFKSIKLCLEFSQYSILTHTLNPFPFPLYDNEKNREIGNRIYQYLHIIPISIEEETDSFCMIQISDVSQQVVREKLLREKINLANQREIEAQKASQAKTDFLASMSHEIRTPLNAILGMTDTLNETELTEEQKEYLTVLRNSGKALFNIINDILDLSRIESGKLEMEHIHFSIRDLMKDTVSMFYMKAQTKGIDIKFNVDEEISESIAGDSTRVQQVLINLLSNAMKFTERGSIFVTTSLAENKKNLIIAVEDTGIGIPPEKLNSIFESFTQVDSSTTRKYGGTGLGLTITKKLIQLMGGEISVISHVGIGSKFYFEIPYEGFIKRNSDIHKHWLNLELPEPENFPNCNILLAEDSEENIFIIKTFFRKYPINISIAYNGKDAVTKYKSQKFDIILMDMQMPEMDGLEATREIRKIEVANQIRASDSIPIIAISANVQKEDISKSFLAGITSYLPKPVRKHEILKLMYFYLAM; via the coding sequence GTGAATTCCCTTAGTGAAAAGCACTTACTAACGATTATAAAGAAATCTGGAATAGGAATTTTAATTCTAGATAAAAATCTTAATATCGTTTTAACAAATAGTTGGTTTATTAAAAGTTCAGGATTCAAAGAAAAAGACTTAGTAAATTCCTCATTCTTAGATATTTTCCCTGAATTAATAAACACACGAACTTTCAAATCTATCAAACTTTGTTTAGAGTTTTCACAATATTCCATTTTAACTCATACATTAAATCCATTTCCGTTTCCCCTCTATGATAATGAAAAGAATCGAGAAATAGGAAATCGCATTTACCAATATTTACATATCATTCCGATTTCCATCGAAGAAGAAACCGATTCATTTTGTATGATTCAAATCTCTGATGTTTCGCAACAAGTGGTTCGCGAAAAACTTTTGCGAGAAAAAATTAATTTGGCCAACCAAAGGGAAATCGAAGCGCAGAAGGCATCGCAAGCTAAAACCGATTTTTTAGCATCTATGAGTCATGAAATTCGTACTCCATTAAACGCAATTCTCGGAATGACAGACACCTTAAATGAAACAGAGTTAACAGAAGAACAAAAAGAGTATTTAACGGTTCTCCGAAATTCAGGTAAGGCATTATTTAATATAATTAATGATATTCTCGATTTATCTCGAATTGAATCAGGAAAATTGGAAATGGAACATATCCATTTTTCTATTCGGGACTTGATGAAAGACACTGTTTCCATGTTTTATATGAAAGCTCAGACAAAAGGCATTGATATAAAATTCAACGTAGATGAAGAAATATCCGAAAGTATAGCAGGTGATTCAACCAGAGTACAACAAGTTCTTATCAATTTACTAAGTAATGCGATGAAATTTACGGAAAGAGGAAGTATATTCGTTACCACATCGTTAGCTGAAAACAAAAAGAATTTAATCATCGCAGTTGAGGACACAGGAATAGGTATTCCACCTGAAAAATTAAATTCTATATTTGAAAGTTTTACCCAGGTTGATAGTTCCACTACTAGGAAATACGGTGGGACTGGTCTTGGATTAACGATTACAAAAAAGTTAATCCAGTTAATGGGAGGCGAAATTTCAGTGATTAGCCATGTAGGAATTGGATCTAAATTTTATTTTGAAATTCCTTACGAAGGTTTTATCAAACGAAACTCAGATATACACAAACATTGGCTTAATTTAGAACTTCCAGAACCTGAAAATTTCCCTAATTGTAATATCTTACTCGCAGAAGACTCCGAAGAAAATATATTTATTATCAAAACATTTTTTCGCAAATATCCAATCAATATCAGCATTGCGTATAATGGAAAGGATGCCGTAACTAAATATAAATCACAAAAATTTGATATCATTTTGATGGATATGCAAATGCCAGAAATGGATGGATTAGAAGCGACAAGGGAAATAAGAAAGATCGAAGTAGCTAATCAAATCAGGGCAAGTGACTCAATTCCCATCATAGCGATTTCTGCCAACGTACAGAAAGAGGATATTAGCAAAAGTTTTTTGGCAGGAATTACATCTTATCTTCCTAAACCAGTGAGAAAACATGAGATTCTGAAACTAATGTATTTTTATTTGGCGATGTAG
- a CDS encoding response regulator: MSQKKALIVDDSTVTRLMIRKIILDKYPEWDILEASSADDAKTLLSDHQDIDFFTLDQNMPGNLSGLDLAEDLKKNYKNTKVVLITANIQDAIKNRAKTIGIDFVEKPVTAEKIIPHLD, translated from the coding sequence ATGTCACAAAAAAAAGCACTAATCGTAGACGATAGCACAGTAACTCGATTAATGATCAGGAAAATTATTTTGGATAAATATCCAGAATGGGATATTTTGGAAGCAAGTTCAGCCGATGATGCCAAAACACTTTTATCGGACCATCAAGACATCGATTTTTTCACATTGGATCAAAATATGCCTGGAAACTTATCTGGACTCGATTTGGCTGAAGACCTTAAAAAGAATTACAAAAATACAAAAGTGGTTTTGATTACTGCAAACATTCAAGATGCGATAAAAAATCGAGCCAAAACAATTGGCATTGATTTTGTTGAAAAACCAGTTACCGCCGAGAAAATAATTCCCCACTTGGATTAA
- a CDS encoding hydrolase, carbon-nitrogen family protein, whose protein sequence is MHNLYVPPYKILLFIILFGFGFFSASILKDDQTTLPKFDIPKPDFSFDFKIDLNISKPEVDEEITKPTKSWNDVSIQTNGTDRKYGNLVGIQLVLQPEDFVKEEWWRERIEETLNKAKSSAIFDRKTIVILPEHTGTGLIFLEEKSRFINADSLEIALKTKGETFSLSDLFYLKAEKMADVYVRTFSELAKQYNVPILAGTIILPNPKIVKGSLVLDSKGPLFNVAIPFSADGKLMDPLVKKSLLTEEELKILSPGETTQDRVWVVPGWKVAILIGQEVFDINIYNRLVGKPIDGLISPSASYPNMKWQSIDLEDSNVWKTEGIPKFIKSTKAQDLVQVFLAGHLYGQQWKGRTFNLRDFTNEDQVRSVESPTILNLYF, encoded by the coding sequence ATGCATAATTTATACGTTCCCCCTTACAAGATTCTCCTTTTTATCATTTTGTTTGGTTTTGGATTTTTTTCTGCGTCCATTCTAAAAGATGATCAGACAACATTACCAAAGTTTGATATTCCAAAACCAGATTTTAGTTTCGATTTCAAAATTGATTTAAATATTAGCAAACCTGAAGTAGATGAAGAAATTACAAAACCAACTAAGTCTTGGAACGACGTTTCGATTCAAACAAACGGAACCGATCGAAAGTATGGAAACCTAGTCGGAATTCAATTAGTTCTTCAACCTGAGGACTTTGTGAAAGAAGAATGGTGGCGTGAACGTATAGAAGAAACTTTAAATAAAGCAAAATCATCTGCGATTTTCGATCGAAAAACAATTGTTATCTTGCCTGAACATACAGGGACAGGACTAATATTTTTAGAGGAAAAATCTAGATTTATAAATGCAGATTCATTGGAGATTGCTTTGAAAACCAAAGGTGAAACCTTCTCCCTATCTGATTTGTTTTATTTAAAAGCTGAAAAGATGGCGGATGTTTACGTTCGAACTTTTTCAGAACTTGCTAAACAATACAACGTTCCTATTTTAGCTGGCACTATCATATTACCAAACCCTAAAATTGTAAAGGGTAGTCTTGTTCTTGATTCGAAAGGACCACTATTCAATGTCGCTATTCCATTTTCAGCAGATGGAAAGTTGATGGATCCTCTTGTGAAAAAATCTCTATTAACAGAAGAAGAATTAAAAATACTTTCTCCTGGAGAAACTACTCAAGATCGTGTTTGGGTTGTTCCTGGTTGGAAAGTAGCTATATTAATCGGACAGGAAGTTTTTGATATAAATATTTACAATCGACTCGTGGGAAAACCGATCGATGGATTAATTTCACCTTCGGCATCTTATCCAAATATGAAATGGCAATCTATTGATTTAGAAGATTCTAATGTTTGGAAAACGGAAGGCATACCTAAATTCATTAAATCGACAAAGGCACAAGATTTAGTTCAGGTGTTCTTAGCCGGGCATTTATATGGTCAACAATGGAAGGGAAGAACTTTTAACCTGAGAGATTTTACTAATGAAGATCAAGTGAGATCGGTAGAAAGTCCTACGATCTTAAACTTGTACTTTTAA
- a CDS encoding type III pantothenate kinase, which yields MSESPLLLVIDVGNTNTVFGVFREGEETPDFHKRTVTRRDRTSDELGLFLKGFLTQENVKADRVKTAIYSSVVPSLNPIVERMLEDWFSVNPLRVHYQMKLNFGISYPRPFEIGADRLVNAAYCAKNYPGKKAILVDLGTATTFCVISEKPEYVGGVIAPGLKISMDALTRNTAQLPPIVFGSPKRVLGDSTVESIQAGFFFGWIGLLKEIVRAIKEEHPGDYVVVGTGGLVTTIHASHNQVFDEIDPMMTLKGLKILADLNS from the coding sequence ATGTCAGAATCACCTTTATTATTAGTTATCGATGTAGGAAATACAAACACTGTCTTTGGAGTGTTCCGTGAAGGAGAAGAAACTCCTGACTTTCACAAAAGAACTGTGACAAGAAGAGACCGAACCTCTGATGAGTTAGGCCTTTTTTTAAAAGGTTTTTTGACCCAAGAAAATGTAAAAGCAGACCGCGTAAAAACAGCCATCTACTCAAGTGTTGTACCTTCCTTAAATCCAATCGTGGAACGAATGTTAGAAGATTGGTTCAGTGTCAATCCACTTCGTGTTCACTACCAAATGAAACTTAATTTTGGAATTAGTTATCCTAGACCTTTTGAAATTGGGGCAGATCGTTTGGTCAATGCTGCTTATTGTGCCAAAAATTACCCAGGAAAAAAAGCGATTCTCGTGGACTTGGGAACGGCAACTACTTTCTGCGTAATCAGTGAAAAACCTGAATATGTAGGAGGAGTCATTGCACCAGGGCTAAAAATTTCTATGGATGCTTTAACAAGGAACACAGCACAACTTCCACCCATCGTTTTTGGATCTCCTAAGAGAGTGTTAGGCGATTCAACAGTTGAGTCAATTCAGGCTGGTTTTTTCTTTGGTTGGATTGGTTTATTAAAAGAAATTGTAAGAGCCATTAAAGAGGAACATCCTGGTGATTACGTTGTGGTGGGAACCGGTGGCCTTGTCACTACCATCCACGCTTCGCATAACCAAGTGTTTGACGAAATTGATCCGATGATGACTTTAAAAGGATTAAAAATTTTGGCGGATTTAAATTCCTAA
- a CDS encoding S8 family serine peptidase encodes MNRLKTLISLIAFTSLTFGNCKPVNKDEKISDLVLYYLLFLALANGSEENCSFSPNSTDPLYNDEWHLNNTGQFGGTVGEDANVSPAWNQDIAGNRVIVSVVDDGLDIKHEDLVQNISVTARGLNLLNGTIYPTHSYSNSFHGTAVGGVIAARGGNSLGVRGAAPCSKLVGVNILEKSTIYTSDEYRAMVNESARVSISNNSWGSPDNYGWLWPSSSLWQQGVNEGIGKGKSGKGTVYVWAAGNGAFRNTIASPLLFDNANYDGQANYYGVMAIGGIGQNGKKAAYSESGANLWVVAHTQGNNVTTYTTAISTTDATGANGLNVGGSSGDYSFGNYTKKFNGTSSATPLAAGVIALLIGKFPELTWRDVRELVAYSARKNDASDTDWTLNSAGLNINHKYGFGAIDAVNLLTKANTWTPISAGLTIYNAPALSPNSSIPDNDLVTGVTVNYNVSSSISYIEYVDVEFTSNHTYFPELQVEITSPGGTKSVLSEPHYCVNPYNNSTCSSGNTSIASMTGSSTYRFGVARHLGENPNGTWVLKVYDASATDTGQVNTVQLRIYGR; translated from the coding sequence ATGAATCGACTGAAAACTTTAATTTCTCTGATTGCTTTTACAAGTCTCACCTTTGGCAATTGTAAACCCGTCAATAAGGATGAAAAAATCAGTGACCTCGTTTTATATTATCTTCTATTTTTAGCATTAGCCAATGGTTCTGAAGAGAATTGTTCGTTTTCTCCTAACTCCACAGATCCGCTTTATAATGACGAATGGCATCTAAATAATACCGGTCAATTTGGTGGTACTGTTGGAGAAGATGCAAATGTGAGTCCTGCTTGGAACCAAGACATTGCTGGGAACAGAGTAATTGTCAGTGTGGTAGATGATGGTTTGGATATTAAACATGAAGACTTAGTTCAGAATATTTCGGTGACGGCTCGCGGATTGAATCTTTTGAACGGAACTATATATCCAACTCATTCCTATTCCAATAGTTTTCATGGTACTGCAGTCGGAGGTGTGATTGCAGCGAGAGGTGGAAATAGTTTAGGTGTTCGTGGGGCGGCTCCTTGTTCCAAGTTAGTTGGTGTCAACATTCTTGAAAAATCAACTATCTATACTTCCGATGAATATCGAGCAATGGTCAATGAATCTGCTAGAGTTTCTATATCTAATAATAGTTGGGGTTCTCCCGATAACTATGGATGGCTTTGGCCTTCAAGTTCACTTTGGCAACAAGGTGTAAACGAAGGAATCGGCAAAGGTAAATCAGGAAAGGGAACTGTTTATGTATGGGCAGCAGGAAATGGTGCTTTTAGAAATACAATTGCTTCTCCGCTGCTTTTCGATAATGCAAATTATGATGGTCAGGCCAATTATTACGGAGTGATGGCCATTGGTGGTATCGGTCAAAATGGAAAAAAGGCAGCCTATTCAGAGTCAGGTGCAAATTTATGGGTGGTTGCCCATACACAAGGGAATAATGTCACTACATATACGACTGCTATTTCTACAACAGATGCGACAGGTGCCAACGGATTAAATGTCGGCGGTAGTTCAGGAGATTATTCCTTCGGTAATTATACTAAAAAATTCAATGGAACATCATCTGCAACACCGTTAGCTGCTGGTGTAATTGCATTATTGATAGGAAAGTTTCCCGAATTGACTTGGCGCGATGTACGCGAGTTAGTTGCCTATAGCGCAAGGAAAAATGATGCGAGTGATACTGACTGGACTCTTAATTCTGCCGGATTAAATATCAATCATAAGTATGGATTCGGTGCCATCGATGCAGTAAATTTGTTAACAAAAGCAAATACATGGACACCCATTTCCGCAGGACTTACAATTTATAATGCCCCAGCTTTATCGCCAAACTCCTCTATACCTGATAACGATCTTGTGACAGGTGTCACTGTCAATTATAACGTCAGTAGTTCCATTAGTTATATTGAATATGTTGATGTAGAATTTACATCAAATCATACTTATTTCCCAGAACTTCAAGTTGAAATTACCTCTCCTGGTGGAACGAAAAGTGTCCTTTCCGAACCACATTACTGTGTCAATCCGTATAACAATTCTACTTGTTCATCTGGTAACACATCAATTGCTTCCATGACAGGTTCTTCGACCTATCGATTTGGTGTTGCTAGACATTTGGGAGAAAATCCGAATGGAACTTGGGTACTCAAGGTATATGATGCTAGCGCTACTGACACTGGACAAGTTAATACAGTTCAATTACGAATTTATGGAAGGTAA
- the prfA gene encoding peptide chain release factor 1, producing the protein MIDRLKKIQEKYLRIEDELAKATASDTLKNLSKERSRLTPVYTKADEYLKITKDCQDAKTLLESENDPDMHLMLKSEIEEGEKKLEELAKELEIMLLPPDPNSGKSILVEIRAGTGGEESGLFCADLFRMYNKYADKQGIRTEIIDASPTGIGGFKEIVFSLDDERAYDLFKFESGTHRVQRIPETESGGRIHTSAVTVAILPEAEEKEIEIRESDLRIDVYRSSGAGGQHVNTTDSAVRITHIPTGIVVASQEERSQIKNRDKAMRVLRARIVDQMADAAKQSADALKKAQVGSGDRSERIRTYNFPQGRCTDHRIGFTSHNLPAIMEGDLDELIDALVQEDRSKRLAEAKA; encoded by the coding sequence ATGATAGATAGATTGAAAAAAATTCAAGAAAAATACCTGCGTATCGAGGATGAGCTGGCTAAAGCCACTGCATCCGATACTTTGAAGAATCTATCGAAAGAAAGATCTCGCCTAACGCCAGTATATACAAAAGCCGATGAATATTTAAAAATAACTAAAGATTGCCAGGATGCAAAAACACTTCTAGAATCGGAAAATGATCCAGACATGCATCTTATGTTGAAATCAGAGATTGAAGAAGGTGAAAAAAAGTTAGAAGAGTTAGCGAAAGAACTCGAAATTATGTTATTACCTCCAGATCCAAATTCTGGAAAAAGTATACTTGTCGAAATCCGTGCTGGAACTGGCGGGGAAGAGTCGGGGCTGTTTTGCGCCGATTTATTTCGCATGTATAATAAATATGCAGATAAACAAGGTATACGAACAGAGATCATTGACGCAAGTCCTACAGGAATAGGTGGATTCAAAGAAATCGTTTTCTCACTCGATGATGAAAGAGCATATGATTTATTTAAGTTTGAATCGGGCACACATCGGGTTCAGCGAATTCCTGAAACTGAATCGGGTGGACGTATTCATACATCAGCAGTCACTGTAGCAATTCTTCCTGAAGCTGAAGAAAAAGAAATAGAAATCAGAGAAAGTGATTTGCGAATTGACGTCTATCGCTCGTCAGGTGCCGGTGGACAGCACGTCAACACAACTGACTCAGCGGTTCGTATTACACATATTCCGACCGGTATTGTTGTAGCTTCCCAAGAAGAACGGTCTCAAATCAAAAACCGTGATAAAGCAATGCGCGTGTTACGTGCAAGGATTGTTGATCAAATGGCAGATGCTGCCAAACAAAGTGCCGATGCTTTAAAGAAAGCACAGGTTGGTTCAGGAGATCGTTCAGAGAGGATTCGCACTTATAATTTTCCTCAAGGGCGCTGCACAGACCATAGAATCGGTTTTACGAGTCATAATTTACCTGCCATTATGGAAGGTGATTTGGATGAATTAATTGATGCATTGGTTCAAGAAGATAGATCAAAACGATTGGCGGAAGCAAAAGCCTAA
- a CDS encoding SDR family NAD(P)-dependent oxidoreductase — MKLSGNTILITGCGMGIGALTAERLAKEGNDIIGVDVKLPLLKEIQNKVESLGRKFYGYACDLSKESEIESLIKQIQKKKLTFQILINNAGIAPSGYYEGKDFSVWNKAIQINVAGPMKLVYLSLPILREQKEAAIINLASIAGKFGTEGTVTYSATKHAMVGFSQALKMELYESQIGVSWICPTMVNTRMIDGVKPSIFTPVIEPYQVAEAIISAIKKNPGEVLVPSYLRASIVILPALFPKFALWLAVKTKASKGWLMANKGLEKNIPV, encoded by the coding sequence ATGAAACTATCGGGAAATACAATACTTATCACTGGCTGCGGAATGGGAATCGGCGCTTTAACGGCAGAACGATTGGCAAAAGAAGGAAATGATATCATCGGTGTTGATGTAAAATTACCCCTATTAAAAGAGATTCAAAACAAAGTGGAATCGCTGGGAAGAAAATTCTATGGATACGCTTGTGATCTTTCTAAAGAGTCAGAAATCGAATCTCTCATTAAACAAATTCAAAAGAAAAAACTGACTTTTCAAATTTTAATTAATAACGCTGGAATTGCCCCAAGCGGTTACTATGAAGGTAAAGATTTTTCTGTTTGGAACAAAGCCATTCAAATTAATGTGGCAGGACCAATGAAGTTGGTTTACCTGTCCTTGCCAATCCTACGTGAACAAAAGGAAGCTGCCATCATCAATTTAGCAAGTATTGCTGGTAAATTTGGAACAGAAGGAACTGTAACTTATTCTGCAACAAAACATGCTATGGTAGGATTTTCCCAAGCCCTAAAAATGGAACTTTATGAATCACAAATCGGTGTTAGCTGGATTTGTCCAACAATGGTAAATACCAGAATGATCGACGGCGTAAAACCCTCTATTTTTACTCCTGTGATCGAACCATATCAAGTCGCCGAAGCCATTATCTCTGCCATTAAAAAAAATCCTGGCGAAGTATTGGTGCCATCCTATTTGCGAGCCTCGATCGTAATCCTTCCTGCCTTGTTTCCAAAATTTGCGCTCTGGTTGGCAGTGAAAACAAAAGCATCAAAAGGTTGGCTCATGGCAAACAAGGGGCTTGAGAAAAATATTCCTGTTTAA
- the metF gene encoding methylenetetrahydrofolate reductase [NAD(P)H] gives MHISQVLGKKQTTISFEFFPPKNQEASEDLFRNIQELSQMNPAYVSVTYGAGGSTRDLTHDLVVKLQEETGLTIVSHLTCVGSTKEEIREILKRYEKSGIHNIMALRGDPPKGQNDFQKTENGFAFAGELVGFIKKEFPQMGIGVAGFPEGHPSTPNRLKEIEYLKWKVDQGADYICTQMFFNNNHFYDFVERCEIAGIKVPIIAGIMPVTSRKGMARMAELSLGTNFPAKLLKSLTRAEDDVYAENVGIHWATEQVRDLLDHKIAGIHMYTLNKSKATRKIYESLGIRNFDSIH, from the coding sequence ATGCATATTTCTCAGGTTCTCGGCAAAAAACAAACTACGATCAGCTTCGAATTTTTTCCTCCAAAAAACCAGGAAGCCTCCGAAGATTTGTTCCGAAACATACAAGAATTATCCCAAATGAATCCTGCCTATGTAAGTGTAACTTATGGGGCAGGCGGATCTACGAGGGATCTAACACATGACCTAGTAGTTAAACTCCAAGAGGAAACGGGACTAACTATTGTTAGCCATCTTACCTGTGTTGGTTCTACTAAAGAAGAGATCCGAGAAATTCTGAAACGTTATGAAAAAAGTGGAATTCACAATATTATGGCACTTCGTGGTGATCCTCCGAAAGGACAAAACGATTTCCAAAAAACAGAAAACGGATTTGCATTTGCCGGCGAATTAGTTGGATTCATCAAAAAAGAATTTCCACAAATGGGGATTGGCGTTGCCGGATTTCCCGAAGGACATCCATCCACACCAAATCGTTTAAAAGAAATTGAATATTTGAAGTGGAAAGTTGACCAAGGTGCTGATTACATTTGTACACAAATGTTTTTTAACAATAATCACTTTTATGATTTTGTTGAGCGATGTGAAATTGCAGGTATCAAAGTTCCTATCATTGCTGGAATTATGCCAGTTACTTCCAGAAAAGGAATGGCAAGAATGGCAGAATTATCTCTTGGAACAAATTTTCCTGCAAAATTATTAAAATCTCTAACACGTGCAGAAGACGATGTTTATGCGGAAAATGTTGGTATTCATTGGGCAACGGAACAAGTTAGAGATTTGTTAGATCACAAAATTGCAGGAATTCACATGTATACACTTAACAAATCTAAGGCGACTCGAAAAATATATGAGTCACTCGGGATTCGAAATTTCGATAGCATTCATTGA